A single window of Coffea eugenioides isolate CCC68of chromosome 7, Ceug_1.0, whole genome shotgun sequence DNA harbors:
- the LOC113777595 gene encoding thioredoxin-like protein AAED1, chloroplastic: MATTISPPPQTLILKRSSISTSVCFPSSQRLVSAPQTCSVSVNSVSSIHFPKSKRLNRSPARAQASSVASFSQNVGDLLGDVSIFTATGEPVKFKDLWDQKQGMAVVALLRHFGCPCCWELASVLKESKERFDSAGVKLIAVGVGAPSKARILAERLPFPIDCLYADPDRKAYDVLGLYYGVGRTFFNPASAKVFSRFETLRNAVKNYTIEATPDDRSGVLQQGGMFVFRGKELLYARKDEGTGDHAPLDDIINICCKVPIS, translated from the exons ATGGCGACGACGATATCTCCTCCGCCGCAAACACTAATATTAAAACGATCGTCAATTTCCACTTCCGTTTGTTTTCCGTCATCTCAAAGGCTAGTGTCAGCACCCCAGACTTGTTCAGTTTCAGTTAACTCTGTCAGTTCAATCCATTTCCCAAAATCCAAAAGGCTAAATCGTTCTCCGGCTAGAGCTCAAGCCTCCTCGGTTGCTTCTTTTTCCCAGAATGTCGGGGATTTGCTGGGTGATGTCAGCATCTTCACCGCCACCGGCGAGCCCGTCAAGTTCAAAGACCTCTGGGATCAAAAACAG GGAATGGCAGTTGTTGCTCTGTTAAGGCATTTTGGGTGTCCTTGCTG ctGGGAACTTGCTTCAGTACTTAAAGAATCAAAAGAGAGATTCGACTCTGCTGGCGTGAAGCTAATTGCTGTTGGTGTTGGTGCGCCCAGCAAAGCTCGCATTCTTGCTGAGAGG TTACCATTTCCAATTGATTGCCTCTATGCTGACCCTGACCGTAAG GCATATGATGTCTTGGGCTTGTATTACGGTGTCGGTCGAACATTTTTCAACCCCGCAAGT GCTAAAGTTTTTTCAAGATTTGAGACTCTACGAAATGCTGTAAagaactacactattgaagccACCCCAGATGATAGAAGTGGAGTCTTGCAACAG GGAGGGATGTTTGTATTCAGAGGAAAAGAATTGCTATATGCTCGGAAGGATGAAGGGACCGGTGACCATGCTCCCTTAGATGACATCATTAATATCTGCTGCAAAGTCCCCATTTCATGA
- the LOC113778176 gene encoding growth-regulating factor 1-like yields MDFGMITTEGVGGDASCNGAGSEPFGISLEKRGGSGVLKTERSGSIQESLRVSKSARAGEFCIFSQGQIPALLRSGSGLPGNNGQTMISFSSQSQIPYFSDEDASKTSAFPFFIAPPDPLCPRTSGYATEKSTEGMRGPFAKFRGPFTPSQWMELEHQALIYKYIIANVPVPSHLLIPLRKSFNPCAFSSLSSGSYGSSSLGWGSFHLGFAGSTDPEPGRCRRTDGKKWRCSRDAVPDQKYCERHINRGRHRSRKPVEGQNGHAVSGSTASKVAPIASSSSASVMSSSSASNSLGAVQHSFKNLHTRADNASTEHLVSRMQDLHGLSAAGDSINLKSKDSPFSIQKQHAIFRGFSQTEFGVVSPDSLLNPSQRCSRMSSKTSDSLLGFNDHETQNQHLLRHFIDKCPKDQSHRASISWPEELKSDWTQLSMSIPMSTSDFSSSSRSPRQDKPTLSPLRLAREIDPIQMGLSVTKDVVGQNQKQANWLPASWGNSILGGPLGEVLNSTSSNVGAFKSSSTLNLMTDVWDNSLQMGCSPTGVLQKSTFVSLSNSSSGSSPRTDNKKAPEGATLCDDILGSTLAHSTSIPSM; encoded by the exons ATGGATTTTGGGATGATAACAACTGAAGGTGTAGGTGGGGATGCTTCATGCAATGGTGCTGGTTCAGAGCCATTTGGGATCAGTCTAGAAAAGAGAGGAGGATCTGGGGTGCTCAAAACTGAGAGATCTGGTTCTATTCAGGAGAGTTTGAGGGTGTCTAAATCTGCTAGGGCTGGTGAATTTTGCATCTTTTCACAAGGCCAAATTCCTGCTTTGCTGAGATCTGGTTCAGGTCTCCCTGGGAATAATGGACAGACTATGATCAGTTTCTCATCTCAGTCCCAAATTCCTTATTTTAGTGATGAAGATGCCTCCAAAACctcagcttttccattctttaTCGCCCCACCAGACCCCCTTTGTCCAAGAACTTCAG GTTATGCTACGGAAAAGTCGACTGAGGGCATGCGTGGGCCATTTGCTAAGTTCAGAGGCCCCTTCACTCCCTCTCAGTGGATGGAGCTGGAGCATCAGGCTTTGATCTACAAATACATTATTGCAAATGTCCCAGTTCCTTCACACTTGCTCATCCCTCTTAGAAAATCTTTCAACCCATGCGCCTTTTCCAGCTTGTCTTCTGGATCCTATGGCTCCAGTTCGT TGGGATGGGGTTCTTTCCATCTAGGTTTTGCTGGCAGCACTGATCCCGAGCCTGGGAGGTGCCGTCGAACAGATGGAAAGAAATGGCGGTGCTCAAGAGATGCTGTTCCTGACCAAAAATACTGTGAAAGACACATCAACAGAGGCCGCCATCGTTCAAGAAAGCCTGTGGAAGGCCAGAATGGCCATGCTGTCTCTGGATCCACTGCTTCAAAGGTGGCACCGATTGCTTCATCTTCATCAGCATCGGTGATGTCCAGCAGCAGCGCCTCCAACAGCCTTGGTGCTGTACAGCACTCTTTTAAGAATTTGCACACCCGTGCTGATAATGCTTCAACTGAACATCTTGTGAGCAG GATGCAAGATCTTCATGGCCTCTCCGCCGCAGGAGATTCCATCAACTTGAAATCCAAAGACTCGCCATTCTCCATTCAAAAGCAGCATGCCATATTCAGGGGATTCTCTCAGACTGAATTTGGAGTTGTCTCCCCTGATTCCCTTCTTAATCCTTCTCAAAGATGCTCCAGGATGAGTTCTAAAACCTCTGATTCTCTATTAGGCTTCAATGACCATGAGACACAGAACCAACATCTGCTTCGgcattttattgataaatgtcCCAAGGATCAATCTCATCGTGCCTCTATTTCCTGGCCTGAAGAACTGAAATCAGACTGGACACAGCTGTCGATGTCGATCCCCATGTCTACCTCAgatttttcttcatcttcaagaTCTCCTCGGCAGGATAAACCAACTCTTTCTCCCCTAAGGTTAGCTCGTGAGATTGACCCTATCCAGATGGGATTGAGCGTGACTAAGGACGTCGTTGGGCAGAACCAAAAGCAGGCAAACTGGCTACCAGCTTCTTGGGGAAATTCAATTTTAGGTGGGCCGCTGGGAGAGGTTTTGAATAGCACTTCTAGCAACGTAGGAGCTTTCAAGAGCTCATCTACTCTGAACCTCATGACAGACGTCTGGGATAATAGCCTTCAGATGGGATGCTCTCCTACTGGGGTGCTACAGAAGTCAACTTTCGTCTCTCTTTCAAATAGCAGCTCGGGGAGTAGCCCAAGAACTGACAACAAGAAAGCTCCTGAAGGTGCGACCCTCTGCGATGATATTCTTGGTTCAACTCTTGCACATTCAACATCTATTCCATCCATGTGA
- the LOC113778471 gene encoding 60S ribosomal protein L23A-like: MALPTAMVSPVAVAPSSMVTRSRQKGLSFIASKPITGTTTPPPQMCLILKFRCLTINANQAKLLPTESESWNVAINTEAYFTKGPQSWKHALRAAAISSSDAEGGKNVQQLAEPSRPRLSRKERNPKCLSSSAAQKVMLDHFQIVKYPLITDLTMRVMIENNTLTFVVDKRADKNNIKAAAKKMFKIETKKVNTLIMPSGNKKAYLTLIPDQKAVEVAKKIKII, from the exons atggCTTTGCCTACTGCAATGGTTTCTCCGGTGGCTGTTGCTCCCTCAAGCATGGTCACCCGCAGTCGGCAAAAGGGTCTCAGTTTCATTGCCTCGAAACCAATTACCGGTACAACTACTCCACCGCCTCAAATGTGTTTGATTTTAAAGTTCCGTTGTTTGACGATTAACGCTAATCAAGCTAAGTTG CTTCCCACTGAGTCTGAGAGCTGGAATGTTGCTATTAATACTGAAGCTTATTTTACCAAGGGGCCCCAATCTTGGAAGCATGCTTTGAGAGCTGCAGCAATATCCAGCTCAGATGCCGAGGGAGGTAAGAATGTTCAACAATTGGCTGAACCTAGTCGGCCAAGGTTGTCTAGGAAGGAAAGAAATCCCAAATGTCTTAGCAGTAGTGCAGCCCAAAAAGTGATGCTTGACCATTTCCAGATTGTCAAATATCCCTTAATTACTGATTTGACCATGCGAGTGATGATAGAAAACAACACTCTAACTTTTGTCGTGGATAAACGTGCTGACAAGAATAACATAAAGGCAGCTGCCAAGAAGATGTTTAAGATTGAGACCAAGAAAGTAAATACATTGATCATGCCCAGTGGTAATAAGAAAGCATATCTAACGTTGATACCTGATCAGAAAGCTGTTGAGGTAGCAAAGAAGATCAAAATCATATGA
- the LOC113778475 gene encoding basic leucine zipper 25-like produces MLSADGLFGNPFPAFESGFPPWDCQEPPFVFPQHDDPILSPLEELRVEAQEPVISNSGSESYTPPPLDPTGQAISISGSENYDPTPLDSSSGSEEPNQNNKRPYSGSDDTTNPPVDSAADERKRRRMLSNRESAKRSRMRKQKHLENLRNQVSRLRIGNRELVNRLRVVTHHCQLVRTDNDRLRSESVILRQRLWDIRQVLLVRQLQQQLATSAWPCNNLTPMNDETIPQPLIT; encoded by the coding sequence ATGTTGTCCGCCGACGGTCTGTTCGGAAACCCTTTTCCGGCTTTTGAGAGTGGTTTCCCTCCTTGGGACTGCCAAGAACCACCTTTTGTCTTTCCACAACATGATGACCCGATTCTTTCCCCACTAGAAGAACTACGAGTAGAAGCCCAAGAACCGGTAATTTCTAATTCCGGTTCGGAAAGCTACACTCCGCCCCCGCTCGATCCAACCGGACAGGCTATTTCCATTTCGGGTTCAGAAAACTATGATCCAACCCCGCTTGATTCATCTTCCGGTTCGGAGGAACCGaaccaaaacaataaaaggccTTACTCCGGTTCAGATGATACCACGAACCCACCCGTTGATTCTGCCGCAGACGAGCGAAAGCGCAGGCGCATGTTATCGAACCGGGAGTCCGCGAAGAGGTCCCGTATGAGGAAACAGAAACATCTGGAGAACTTGAGGAACCAAGTGAGTCGGCTTAGAATTGGGAACCGGGAACTAGTGAACCGGCTACGTGTTGTTACCCATCACTGCCAACTGGTGAGGACTGACAACGACCGGCTCCGGTCGGAGTCAGTCATCCTCCGGCAACGTCTTTGGGACATACGTCAAGTGTTGCTTGTCCGGCAACTTCAGCAACAGCTGGCTACCTCTGCATGGCCATGCAATAATCTTACGCCCATGAACGATGAAACTATACCGCAACCATTAATCACATGA